The stretch of DNA GCTTATCCGGCCCGGCCGGCGGTTCCGAAGCATCATGGGCTTTGACCGCTTTCAAACGATCCGAAACAGGGACTTTCCGGTGCCGATCGTGCGGCTCGTCGGCGACGCCGTAGCCAACGCCGTCGAACGCGAATTCCTTGAGCGCGACAAGGCGAGACTCACGATGCGGCTGGAGCGGGCGCGCCGCATGCAAATGGTCGGGTCGCTTGCAAGCGGAATTGCACATAACTTCAACAACATCATCGGTGCGATTCTCGGCTATTCGGAGATGATTGAGCCGCATCTCGCGCGCGGCACCAAACCGACCCAACATATTGACGAAATACGCCGGGCGGCCGAGCGCGGCCGCGACCTTGTTGACAATATCCTCACCTTCGGGCGGCGGACCGACACACGCGCTCGTCCGGTGCAGGTACGCACGCTGCTTGACGAGGCGGCGTCCTTTCTGCGCGCCTCCCTCTCGTCCGGCGTCGAGCTCGTCTTCGAGGAAGTGTCACGTGACCTCGGCGTGTCCGGTCACCCGGCCCAGTTGCAACAGGTCATCCTCAATCTGTGCACCAATGCCGCTCAGGCGATGGACGACGGCGGTTGCATCCGCGTTGCTGCTGCGCAGCAGGAGGTGACCACCTTCCTTCGAAAGAGCGACGGCGAACTGTCGCCGGGCCGCTATGCATGCATTGCCGTCAGCGACAACGGGCGTGGCTTCGATGAGCGTGTGGCGCGCCGAATATTCGAGCCGTTTTTCACGACTCGATTGGCCGGCACTGGCCTCGGTCTCGCAACCGTTCGCGAAATCGTTCGCGATCACGATGGCGTCATCGATGTCCAAAGCGAACCCGGACGAGGAAGCCGCTTTGAGGTGTGGCTGCCGGCGTTGTCGGCCGATAGTGCTGCAATGGCCGGACAGCCATCACTCCCGCTCGGGCGCGGTGAGACAGTGATGATTGTCGAAAGCGAACGAGTACACCTGTTGCAAGATGAAGAAAAACTTGCAGCTCTCGGATACGAACCGGTCGGGTTCGAGCGGGCGGACGATGCACTTGCCGCATGCCGCTCCGAGCCCCATAGATTCGATGTCTTTCTGGTCAGTCACGGGTCACAGACCAAAAGCAGCCTGGATCTGGCACGGGCTCTGCACGAGATCGCGGCGCTTCAGCCGGTGCTGCTTGCGGCCGCTTCCACGATCGACGTCAGCGTCAATGCACTGACTGAAGCCGGAATTTCCGAGGTGCTGCGCTGGCCATTGACAAACACCGAACTCGCCGCGGCACTGGCACGCTGCCTGCGCCGGTCCGGCACGTTACAATTGTAACACGATAGCCATCACCTGAAATACTTCCGTAGCGCCGGGCCGCCCATTCTGACGGCCCAACTGTGTACACGCGCGCACAGGATCGCCAAGGACGCGAACCATAGCAAACAAAAGCGCGCAAATGCGCTGATCATCGATTTTTCGAAAGGATCACCATCATGGCTATCAAAGCTAACTTTTTCCGTAACGCCCGCCTGCTGTCGGTGTTCGGCGACAACGCCGACAACACGATCGTCGCCAGTCGCGACGCGGCCGGCAACATCCTCCTCAATAACGGCAGCATATCCGTCGCGGGCGGCAGCCCGACGGTTGCCAACACGGCGTTGATCCAGGTGTTCGGCCAGGGCGGCAACGACACGATCACGCTCAACGAAGTCAATGGCGCCCTGCCCGCCGCCCAGTTGTTCGGCGGCGCGGGCGACGACACGTTGACCGGCGGTTCCGGTAACGATCAGCTTTTCGGCGGCTCGGGCAACGACAGCCTCCTCGGCAAAGGCGGTGCCGACCTGCTGTTCGGCGGCGCCGGCAACGACACGTTGACCGGTGGCGATGCTAACGACCAGATGTTCGGTGAGGCCGGCAACGATCGCATGATCTGGAACCCGGGTGACGACAGCGATCTCATGGAAGGCGGCGATGGCAACGATACCGCAGAGGTTAATGGCGGTAATGGCGCTGAAGTATTCACCATCACCGCCAATGGCGCCCGCGTACGCTTGGACCGCACCGACCCGGCTCCGTTCATCCTCGACATCGGCACTACAGAGAACCTTGTCATCAATGCCAGTGGCGGCGACGACACCATCATCGCCGGGAACGGCCTTTCCTCCCTTATCCAGCTCACCGTCGATGGCGGTGAGGGCAATGACACGATCGTGGGCGGCGACGGCGCCGACAAGCTGCTCGGCGGCGACGGAAATGATTCGATCACGGGCGGGCGAGGCAGTGACACGGCGCTGCTCGGCAACGGCGATGACACGTTCATCTGGAATCCCGGTGACGGTAGCGACACGGTCGAGGGGCAGGCCGGTGCCGATACGTTGGTGTTCAACGGTTCCAACATTGCCGAGCAGATCACTGTATCCGCCAATGGCTCGCGCGCCAGACTGTCGCGCGACATCGGCGGTGTCGTCATGGATATGAACGGGACCGAGACCTTCAACGTCAACGCCCTGGGCGGATCCGATCTCATCACGGTCAACGACCTCTCCGGAACCGACGTTAGTCAAGTCAACATCGACCTTAGCCAAAGCGGCAACCCCGACGGCGCAGCCGACACGATCGTCATCAACGCGACCAATGGCGATGACGTGATCTCGATCAGCAACGAAGACGGCGTAGTCACGATATCGGGCCTCGCCAGCGAGGTGAGGATCACCAATTTCGACGCCAACGATACGATCGTCATCAATGGCCTCGGCGGCGATGACGTCATCGAGGCGTCCGGGCTGAGCGGCATGAAGCTTATCGCCAATGGCGGTGATGGCGACGACATTCTGATCGGCAGCCCCGGCAATGACACGCTCTCTGGCGGCGCAGGAGACGACGTTCTGCTCGGCGGCGGGGGACTGGACGTCCTCGACGGCGGCACCGGTTCGAACACCGTCATTAACTCGCTCATGGCCGCGAGAGCAACCGACGGTACGAGTGCTGCCCTGCTGAGCCAGTTCATGGCCTCGAGCTTCGTCTCCGCGGGTGACGGTCAAGGCGCAGCGCCGATTGCCGATCCGTCCACCCAGCAACCGTTGCTGGCGCAACCTCACGCCTGACGCGACGTCGCCCTGGAGAACACCACAATGAGCACCGAAGCCAGCGACGCCAGACCGACCGATCCTGGTCTCGAAGCGCTCGTGACGCTGCTGCATCTCCAGGGTGTCGCGGCCGATGCCGGACAAATCGCGCATCGGCTGGGAACGGACAAGATTGGCGCACCGGAGATGCTCCGGTGCGCCAGGGATCTCGGACTCAAGGCGCGTGCCTGCCGGATCGACTGGTCGCGGCTTGCGAGCACACCTTTGCCTGCCATCGCGTCCCTGCGCGATGGCGGGTTCCTGCTGGTCGCGAAGGCCGACGGGCAAAAGGTTCTGGTTCAGTCGCCGCTGGCACCCCGGCCGGCGTTGATGACCCGGGATGAGCTTCTGGCAGTCTGGGACGGCGGGCTGATGCTGATGACCCGCCGCGCCGGATTGTCGGACTTCACCAGACGGTTCAACATCACTTGGTTCTTGGGCGCGATCCACAAATATCGCTATCTCCTGAGCGAAGTCCTGCTCGCGTCGTTCTTCCTGCAGCTGCTCGGCCTGGTCTCGCCTTTGTTCTTTCAGGTCGTCATCGACAAGGTGCTGGTGCACCGCTCCTTGAGCACTCTCGACGTTCTCGTTCTCGGACTGGTCGCCATTTCGGTTTTCGAGACCGTGCTGGGAATTCTGCGGACCTATCTGTTCGCGCACACCACCAATCGCATCGACGTCGAACTCGGGGCGCGCCTTTTTCACCACCTGCTGGCTTTGCCAATGGCCTATTTCCAGGCGCGGCGTGTCGGCGATTCCATCGCGCGGGTGCGCGAACTGGAAAACATGCGCAATTTCCTCACCAGCTCGGCGCTTACGCTGGTCATCGACCTGTTGTTCACCTTCGTCTTTCTGGCGGTGATGTACTTCTACTCACCGCTTTTGACCTGGATCGTGCTGGCTTCCTTCCCGTTCTATATCGCGATCTCGGCGGGGGCGACGCCGCTGTTTCGCCGTCGCCTGGATGAGAAATTCCAGCGCGGCGCCGAGAACCAGGCCTTCCTGGTCGAGAGCGTGACCGGGATCGAGACGCTAAAGGCCATGGCGGTCGAGCCGCAGATGCAGCGCCGCTGGGAGGAACAGCTCGCCGGCTACGTCTCAGCGAGCTTCCGGGTCCTGAGCCTGGGCAACAGCGCGAGCCAGACGGTCCAGTTGGTCAACAAGATCGTCACGGCTGGCATTCTTTATTGCGGCGCTAGGCTCGTGATCGACGGCAGCCTCTCCGTCGGCGAGCTCGTCGCCTTCAATATCCTGGCCGGAAGGGTGAGCGCGCCGGTGCTGCGTCTCGCCCAGATCTGGCAAGACTTTCACCAGGCCCGCCTGTCGATCGCGCGGCTGGGCGACATCCTCAACACGACCGCGGAGCCGGCCTATGCGGCGGGGCGCGCGCGGCTGCCGGCGATCCGCGGCGACATCAAATTCGACCACGTCTCGTTCCGCTATCGCATCGACGGCCAGGAAGTCCTGCACGATGTCAGCGTCGACGTGCCAGCCGGCCAGACGATCGGCATTGTCGGCCCCTCCGGGTCCGGCAAGAGTACCATCACAAAGCTGGTCCAACGCCTCTACGTCCCGGAGCGCGGACGGGTGCTGGTGGATGGAATGGATATCGCAATGGCCGATCCCGCCTGGCTGCGCCGCCAGATCGGCGTGGTCTTGCAGGAGAACGTGCTGTTCAATCGCTCGGTGCGCGACAATATCGCGCTCGCAGACCCGGCAATGCCGATGGACCGCGTCATCGCGGCAGCGCAACTTGCTGGTGCGCACGAGTTCATCCTCGAGCTCGCCGAGGGCTACGACACCGTGGTCGGCGAGCGCGGATCTACCCTCTCGGGCGGCCAGCGCCAGCGCATCGCAATCGCGCGCGCGCTCGTCACCGATCCGCGCATCCTGATCTTTGACGAAGCGACCAGCGCCCTTGACTATGAAAGCGAGCGCATCATTCAGCAGAACATGACGGACATCGCCAAAGGGCGCACGGTACTGGTGATCGCGCACCGGCTCTCGACCGTACGGACGGCGGACCGCATCGTCACGCTCGATCGCGGCCGGCTGGTCGAGGACGGAAGCCACGACATGCTGATCAAGACCGGCGGCCGTTATGCGTCACTGCATCGGTTGCAAGGGGGATTCCATGAGGTCGGCTAAATCATCGGTGCGCGCCGAGCCTTCGCCACGAATCATCCCGTTTCGGCGTACGCGGCGGCGCGGCGAAGAGCTGGCATTTCTGCCAGCCGCGCTTGAAATCGTGGAAACGCCGCCGTCGCCGACCGGCCGCGCGATCGGGAGCGCCATCATTCTCCTGTTCTGCCTGACGCTGATCTGGGCCTGGTGGAGCCCGATCGATATCGTTGCGTCGGCGACCGGAAAAATCCTCCCCAGCGGCCGCGTCAAGGTCATTCAGCCGTTCGAGACCGGAGTAGTGCGTTCCATTCGGGTGCAGGATGGGCAGGCGGTCAAAGCAGGCCAAGTCCTGATCGAACTTGACCCGACCGCGAACGAAGCGGAGCGCGACCATTTGCGCAATGACTTGCTTGCCGAGCAGCTCAGCACCGCGCGGTTGCGAGCGGCACTATTGGGCGGCGACGATCCCTTAGACGATTTCATGCCCCCTGCCGGAGCCGATCCTGAACTGATCGCTACCCAGCGACAGCTCTTGCTGAATCAGGTGACCGAGCATCGGGCCAAGGTCGCCGCGCTCACCCGTCAACAGGCGCAGAAGGAAGCCGAGCATGCCACGACCGCGGCGACGATCCACAAGCTCGAGACGATCATTCCAGTGATCAAGTGGCGCGTGGACATCCGCAAGACGCTGGTGGAAAGAGAGTTGGGCTCGAAGCTCAGCTATTTCGAGGTGTTGCAGCTCTTGGTCGAGCAACAGGAGGAGTTCAACGTTCAAAACAGCCGCCTGCATGAGACGGAGGCAGCCATTGCCGCGATACGCGAGACCCGTGGTCAGGCGGCGGCGGAATATCGGCACACGATCTCCGACGACCTCGCCAAGGCCGAGCTGAAAGCCAAAGGCCTGGCCCAGGACCTGATCAAGGCCGAGCAAAAGACCAGGCTTCAGTTATTGACGGCACCGGTGGACGGCGTGGTGCAGCAGCTCGCGGTTCATACCGTCGGCGGCGTGGTCACGCCGGCGCAGCCCCTCTTGGTCTTGGTGCCGAGCGACAGCCGGCTGGAGATTGAGGCCATGGTGTCAAACAGCGACATCGGTTTCGTCCATGCTGGGCAACCGGCCGAGATCAAGGTCGATACCTTCAACTTCACCCGCTACGGACTGCTGCACGGCGCGGTGCTCTCGGTCTCGCAGGACGCCGTGATCCGCGATCGTCAACAGGACCGCTCCGGCGAGCGAGCGCTCCGAGCTGCCAACGAGACCAGCGAGCCGAAAGGCCAGGAGCTGAACTACAGCGCCCGTATTTCGCTCGAGCGCACTCAGATGCAGATCGACGACAGGTTGGTCAATCTATCGCCCGGCATGGCGGTGACGGTGGAGATCAAGACCGGTGCGCGGAGCATCCTGAGTTATCTCCTGTCGCCTTTGCTGCGCTACCGGCAGGAAACGTTGCGCGAGCGCTAGGTGTGGAGCGACCTTCGCCTCCATTCCGAAAAAAGCCGCTCAAGGATTGAACGACCCCAAAGCAGAGAGGAACGATGAATATTCTTTCCAAAGTGTTGCTCAGCGCCGTTTGGCTTGCCTCTGTTTTGCCTACCGTCGAGGCATCCTCACAAGCACCCCCAGCGTTTGACGTGCGTAATGCCACGGTAATCGCAACCCTTCACGCGGAAGGTGCTCAAATCTACGAGTGCAAACCCGATTCCTCCAAGTCTGCATCGCGGCCTCACGCGCTGACGTGGCAGTTCCGCGAGCCCATCGCCACGCTGATTATTGGCGGGCAATCAGTTGGGAGGCACTTCGCGGGCCCAAGCTGGGACTACATCGATGGCAGCGGCGTGAAGGGCCGGGTGGTCGCGAGTGCGCCCGCGGCTACCTCCAATGATATTCCGTGGTTGGAAATCGAGGTTGTGGACCATCGCAACGATGGCATCCTGTCCGATGCGACAACCGTCCAGCGCACCAACACCAGGGGCGGGGTCGCGCAAGGATCGTGCGAAACAGCCGGCCAATATCTCATCATCCCGTACGCCGCGGATTACGTGTTTCTGCGCAAGAGTTGACGATGTGGCTCCCGAATTCATCCCGAGTGGCACGCTAGACTTCTTGGTCGTCCAGAAGCGGAAGTCGCTCCCTTTTCGTCCCGTCATTTCTGCGTGGGCGCGTCGCAGGGCTTCTTTTGACCTGGAGACGGAGGTTCGGCAAAGGCCGCGGTGCCCATAACTGCCGACAGCGCACTGATGCACCCCAGGCTATTTCACCTTGGATGGGATGCGTTCGCACGGGCGCCGAGCCGCCAGGCCGAAGGCGGCACGCCCATCATCTTCTTGAAGGCGCGGCTGAACGCGGCTTCGGACTCGTAGCCGATCTCGGCGGCGATCGTCGCCATGTTGGCATTGCCCCGGTTCAGCATCTCGGAGGCGACCTGCATCCGCCACTTGGCGAGATAATGCATCGGGGGAATCCCGACGAATAGCATGAACCGTTCGGCCAGCACAGTGCGCGAGGCGCCGCATTGCCGCGCCAGTCCCTCGATGGTCCAGTTGAATGACAGCCGGGCGTGGATCAGTCCCAGTGCCTTGCCGACCGCGGGATCGCGCAAGCCCGCAAGCCATCCGGCGTCCTGCTGCGGCAACGTCTCGATATAACGCCGCACCACGTCGATGAACATCAACTCGCTAAGCTTGGTTAGCACGCTTTCGCTGCCGGCGCGTTTGTCGGCAACTTCAGCAACTGCAAAGTGGATGAACTGGCCAAGCCAGCCTGCGTCATTCTTGCGCGGGTCGCCGGCTTTCAGCATCGGCGGCAGCGCCTCGAGCAGCGGGTTGAATGGCCTGGAATCGCAAGCGAGGTAACCGCATACGAGCTTGGCCGATACCGTCCCGCCATTCATGAGATTGATGTGGAAGGGAAGCTGGCCGGCCTCGGCTATATCGATCATGTCAGCCGTGGGCGGATCCGCGCGCATGCCGGCGTCGCTCGACATCACGTGCGGATCGGCATTGGTGAACATGACGACTTCGCCGGCCTCGAGGGAAACCGGCTCCCCGCCGTCGAGGCTGGCGAAGCAGCGTCCCGCCGTCACGACATGATAGGCGATGAGATGATCGGCTCCGGGCAGGATTTTCGGCAGGATCAGGTCGCGCGCAGGAGAATGAACCGACCACGGCTCCTGCGCGGCGATATCGAAATACGCAGCGCCAGTGAGCCGCACGGTCTTGAGGACATCAGACAGGGTATCCGTCGCCATCTTCTGCCGCTCGACCCAGGGTTCGGTTGTGTATCGTACCGATTAGGTAGTCAGAGTACGCGATCCGTTCAACGGCTTCGCAATTTCCGGACGCCTGATCAAGCAAGCCGGACGCTAGGTCAAGCAGCGACACTTCAATTGACTTCCGGTGAAATCGATTGATCAAGTGCAGATTAAGCCCGGGACGCCCTGTCAAGCAATGCGAACGCGAAATCATTCAGTTCGGCGCCGGACCGCAGTAAGACGGCGGCGCGGACACGAGGCAATCGTCCTCGGCGTGAACAAGGAGACGAACATCATGACGACGCATAAGGGCAAATGCTTTTGCGGCGCGGTCGAAGTTGAAGTGCAAGGCGCGCCCGAAGCCATGGGCTACTGCCACTGCTCATCCTGCCGGTCGTGGTCGGCAGCGCCGGTGAATGCATTCACGCTCTGGAAGCCGCAGAACGTGGCAATTACGAAGGGCGCGGAGTTTCTCGGCAGGTTCATGAAAACCGAGATGAGCAACCGGCAGTTCTGCAAGCGCTGCGGCGGCCACCTGATGACCGACCATCCGCCGCTCGGGCTGGTCGACGTATACGCCGCCACGATTCCGACGCTGAAATTCAGCCCGGGCGTCCACGTCAACTACGCCGAAACGGTGCTGCCGATGAAGGACGGGCTGCCGAAGCTGAAGGATTTTCCGGCAGAATTGGGAGGCACCGGTGTGGCCGTTCCTGAATAATCCGGTGGCCTGGACTTTGGTCGCGCTGATCATATCCAGCGTCGGTCTGTATCATGATCTGCACTGAGCAAGTCTGTTTGCGGCGTATCACTGCGACTTCGCTGCTGTCTGCCCGTCAGATATCAATCAAATCATCTGATGACCTCGCTTGCCCGTGTCGAACGATCGGCCCGGATCATGGAAACTATTGACCTGCAAAGGAGACAACTCATGGATCTCATCACGTTCAAAAACACCCAAGGGCCAATCAAGGCACGTTACGCCGGCGAGGCAGAGGAAGCCCTTCTCACATTGAAGGCCGCCGGCGCGGCAGACGACTCTGCCGTTCTCTGCAAGGTGGAAACAGGCCGCGGGTTGGCTGTCGCCGGCATTCATCCAAAATGCGGTGGTACGGGTCTCGAACTCTGCTCGGGCGACATGCTGCTGGAGGCATTGGTCGCCTGCGCCGGCGTGTCGATGCGCGCTGCCGCCGCCGTCCTCGACATCCCCGTGAGATCGATCAAGGTCAGCGCCGAGGGTGACGTTGACCTGCGAGGCACCCTCGGGATTAGCGACGACGTTCCCGTTGGCTTCAAGGAAATCAGGCTGGCGTTCGAGGTCGATGCCGACGCATCTCGGGCACAACTTGATCAGCTCGCGGAACTCACTGACAAATATTGCGTCGTGTTTCAAACCATCCAGGGCCGCCCCACGACCAGCGTCAGCATCAGCCGCAGTCAGCCTTAGACGAGCGGATCTCGATCGGGTCGCGCCCCTTTACGGGCAGGCGCACCACCGCGCCGTCGCGGTTGATCGCCTCGGCCTCAGTCGGCAAGCAGACCAGCGTCGCGTTGTGCCCCGCCATCGCAAGCTTCGTGGCGAGGAGCGAACCGTAGGAAGCTCCAAGAAGGAGAACACTAAAGCTCGATGTCATCGCTTGCTCCAGGGTTGGAGGGGATGCGGACTAGCTCGCAGGCCTGTTACGCGCCGCGCGCTCGCCATTCTCTGGGTCGCGGCCGATGGTTTGTGACGCCGCCTCATACTTCTTCAGAAGGTGATCGAAGAGAATCGATCCCAGCTCCTGGCCGTCGCGGTTGCGCAAGGCGTCGAGCATCAGCTCGTGCTCTCTCATGGCTTCGCCCCAGCGGTCGCGGACGATGGTGTTGGCCGAATAGCGAAACTGGCGCATTCGCGCGGTGAAACCTACGTAGGTCTCCTTCAACGCGGGGTTTCGCGCAGCTTCGACGATGCTCAGGTGGATCGCCTGGTTGAGGCGGAAATAGGCGGGCAGCTCGCGCCGCATATAGCAGCCGTACATGTCGTAATGCAGGCGCTCGATCGCAGCGATCTCCGCGTCCGTGATGCGCGCACAGGCGAGCCGCCCGGCCGCGGACTCGAGGGCGGCGAGGACTTCGAACAGATTCCGGACGTCCTCTTCGGTGAAACAGCGAACTCGGGCGCCCCGATTGCGCCGCAGCTCGACCAGGCCTTCGGCCGCCAGAACCTTCAAGGCTTCCCGGAGAGGCGTCCGCGAGACACCGATCTCGGCGCAAAGCTCTTTTTCGGGAACCCGTGCGGCCGGCGGCAGCCGCCCCTCGACGATCAGGTCGCGCAGGCGCGACAGCACCTCGTCGTGAAGGGTATCGCCCTCGCGCTCCTTCGAATTAACGGCGGAGCAGTTCGGAGCTTGACCGTAATGCAAAATTGTTTCCGTCACGTTCGCGGCGCTCCGCGGGAAAGGTTCTCAGACTCCATTATCTCACGAAGGATGGCGGGCGACATTAGACAAGATGTCGAAAATCCGGACCATTGTCGCAGACTTGTACTCCATTCTTTCGTTCCGCGACGAAGGAATGCATGCAAGATTTGGCTGAGCAAAAGGCTGCGCGACTGCGAAGGAATTCCAATGAGCTATCAGCCCGGCCGTCATTTCCTGCAGATCCCCGGCCCGACCAACACGCCTTTGCCAGTACTTGCCGCGATCGGCAGGCCGACGATCGACCATCGCGGGCCGGAATTCGGGACGCTCGGGCGTGACGTTCTGTCGGGCATCAGAACCATCTTCAAAACGACGAACCCGGTCGTGATCTATCCGGCCTCGGGCACGGGGGCGTGGGAGGCCGCGCTCGTCAACACGCTCTCGCCTGGCGACCGCGTGCTGATGTTCGAAACGGGTTGGTTCGCCACTTTGTGGAACCGCATGGCGACGAAGCTCGGGCTGGCTCCGGAGTTGATCAAGGGCGACTGGCGCTCCGGCGTGAATGCAGACGCGGTCGAAACGCGCCTGCGGGAGGACAGAGCGCGGGAGATCAAGGCGGTCGCCGTCGTGCACAACGAAACTTCGACGGGCGTGACCTCGAACATTGCCGCCGTGCGGCGCGCGATCGACAGATCGGGCCATCCGGCGTTGCTTCTTGTCGATACGATTTCGTCGCTCGGTTCGATCGACTATCGCCATGATGAATGGGATGTGGACGTGACCGTCGGCGGCTCGCAGAAGGGCTTGATGCTGCCGCCTGGCCTTTCCTTCAACGCCGTGTCCGACAGGGCGCTCGCCGCATCGAAGCGTGCAAGGCTGCCGCGTTCGTTCTGGGACTGGGACGACATGCTGGCGAGCAACACGAACGGCTATTTCCCCTATACGCCGGCGACCAACCTCCTGCAGGGTCTGAAGGTCGCGATCGAGATGCTGCACCAGGAGGGACTCGACAACGTCTTTCGCAGGCATCAGCGCGCGGCCGAGGCGACCCGGCAGGCGGTGCGCCATTGGGGCTTCGAGATCCAGTGCGACAACGACGAAGAGTATTCCTCCTCGCTGACGGCCGTGCGCCTGCCGGAGGGCCACTCGGCCGACGCGCTGCGTGCGGACATTCTCGGGCGCTGCAACATGTCGCTCGGCAACGGGCTCGGCCCGCTCGCCGACAAGGTGTTCCGCATCGGCCATCTCGGCGACTTCCATGATCTCATGGTGACGGGAGCGCTGTCGGGCGTAGAGATCGGCCTGAAAGCCCGTGGCATTCCATACCACCCAGGGGGCGTCGATGCGGCAATGAGTTACCTCGCCGGTAACGCGGGGGCGCCCGCGGAGGCTGCCTGAGCAATCAAAGCGCCGCTTTCTCAGAAGCGCGGCGACGGATCCACCCACTCGCAAAGGGAGTAGAGGGAGTGCATATGCGCAACGTTCTGGCGGCCAGCGCCATCCTGGCCTTTTCCGCAGCGGCTTACGCCCAAGAGCCGATCAAGCTCCGCGTCGCCGGCAATCTGCTCGCGACCGGGCTCATTCAGCAGAACAAGGAGCAGCCCTTCTTCGAAAATCTGGCGAAAAAGTCGGGTCTGCCTCTCGACGTCG from Bradyrhizobium sp. AZCC 1693 encodes:
- a CDS encoding DUF3455 domain-containing protein, which codes for MNILSKVLLSAVWLASVLPTVEASSQAPPAFDVRNATVIATLHAEGAQIYECKPDSSKSASRPHALTWQFREPIATLIIGGQSVGRHFAGPSWDYIDGSGVKGRVVASAPAATSNDIPWLEIEVVDHRNDGILSDATTVQRTNTRGGVAQGSCETAGQYLIIPYAADYVFLRKS
- a CDS encoding HlyD family type I secretion periplasmic adaptor subunit: MRSAKSSVRAEPSPRIIPFRRTRRRGEELAFLPAALEIVETPPSPTGRAIGSAIILLFCLTLIWAWWSPIDIVASATGKILPSGRVKVIQPFETGVVRSIRVQDGQAVKAGQVLIELDPTANEAERDHLRNDLLAEQLSTARLRAALLGGDDPLDDFMPPAGADPELIATQRQLLLNQVTEHRAKVAALTRQQAQKEAEHATTAATIHKLETIIPVIKWRVDIRKTLVERELGSKLSYFEVLQLLVEQQEEFNVQNSRLHETEAAIAAIRETRGQAAAEYRHTISDDLAKAELKAKGLAQDLIKAEQKTRLQLLTAPVDGVVQQLAVHTVGGVVTPAQPLLVLVPSDSRLEIEAMVSNSDIGFVHAGQPAEIKVDTFNFTRYGLLHGAVLSVSQDAVIRDRQQDRSGERALRAANETSEPKGQELNYSARISLERTQMQIDDRLVNLSPGMAVTVEIKTGARSILSYLLSPLLRYRQETLRER
- a CDS encoding calcium-binding protein; amino-acid sequence: MAIKANFFRNARLLSVFGDNADNTIVASRDAAGNILLNNGSISVAGGSPTVANTALIQVFGQGGNDTITLNEVNGALPAAQLFGGAGDDTLTGGSGNDQLFGGSGNDSLLGKGGADLLFGGAGNDTLTGGDANDQMFGEAGNDRMIWNPGDDSDLMEGGDGNDTAEVNGGNGAEVFTITANGARVRLDRTDPAPFILDIGTTENLVINASGGDDTIIAGNGLSSLIQLTVDGGEGNDTIVGGDGADKLLGGDGNDSITGGRGSDTALLGNGDDTFIWNPGDGSDTVEGQAGADTLVFNGSNIAEQITVSANGSRARLSRDIGGVVMDMNGTETFNVNALGGSDLITVNDLSGTDVSQVNIDLSQSGNPDGAADTIVINATNGDDVISISNEDGVVTISGLASEVRITNFDANDTIVINGLGGDDVIEASGLSGMKLIANGGDGDDILIGSPGNDTLSGGAGDDVLLGGGGLDVLDGGTGSNTVINSLMAARATDGTSAALLSQFMASSFVSAGDGQGAAPIADPSTQQPLLAQPHA
- a CDS encoding AraC family transcriptional regulator yields the protein MATDTLSDVLKTVRLTGAAYFDIAAQEPWSVHSPARDLILPKILPGADHLIAYHVVTAGRCFASLDGGEPVSLEAGEVVMFTNADPHVMSSDAGMRADPPTADMIDIAEAGQLPFHINLMNGGTVSAKLVCGYLACDSRPFNPLLEALPPMLKAGDPRKNDAGWLGQFIHFAVAEVADKRAGSESVLTKLSELMFIDVVRRYIETLPQQDAGWLAGLRDPAVGKALGLIHARLSFNWTIEGLARQCGASRTVLAERFMLFVGIPPMHYLAKWRMQVASEMLNRGNANMATIAAEIGYESEAAFSRAFKKMMGVPPSAWRLGARANASHPR
- a CDS encoding type I secretion system permease/ATPase, with translation MSTEASDARPTDPGLEALVTLLHLQGVAADAGQIAHRLGTDKIGAPEMLRCARDLGLKARACRIDWSRLASTPLPAIASLRDGGFLLVAKADGQKVLVQSPLAPRPALMTRDELLAVWDGGLMLMTRRAGLSDFTRRFNITWFLGAIHKYRYLLSEVLLASFFLQLLGLVSPLFFQVVIDKVLVHRSLSTLDVLVLGLVAISVFETVLGILRTYLFAHTTNRIDVELGARLFHHLLALPMAYFQARRVGDSIARVRELENMRNFLTSSALTLVIDLLFTFVFLAVMYFYSPLLTWIVLASFPFYIAISAGATPLFRRRLDEKFQRGAENQAFLVESVTGIETLKAMAVEPQMQRRWEEQLAGYVSASFRVLSLGNSASQTVQLVNKIVTAGILYCGARLVIDGSLSVGELVAFNILAGRVSAPVLRLAQIWQDFHQARLSIARLGDILNTTAEPAYAAGRARLPAIRGDIKFDHVSFRYRIDGQEVLHDVSVDVPAGQTIGIVGPSGSGKSTITKLVQRLYVPERGRVLVDGMDIAMADPAWLRRQIGVVLQENVLFNRSVRDNIALADPAMPMDRVIAAAQLAGAHEFILELAEGYDTVVGERGSTLSGGQRQRIAIARALVTDPRILIFDEATSALDYESERIIQQNMTDIAKGRTVLVIAHRLSTVRTADRIVTLDRGRLVEDGSHDMLIKTGGRYASLHRLQGGFHEVG
- a CDS encoding two-component system VirA-like sensor kinase gives rise to the protein MKFLPVTLGFSLLLALLTWLLLRGIDTNAPSYAMALRAFDDYALAEASLHRDVLQARAGLLRDYDSFAGAVQAMRDAVARLRLYARAERLDTRPFDRLETSVAQQEDLMEQFKTNNALLQNSLSFVALLSTDPAFRTHDAKLAPAMSALAAAVLYLARDRSPNAVKALQERIDQFAAQAPAAGPDADTARVMLAHTRLLRDLMPAVDETLRAFTAIPGTQPLEETRAMFSRHRSMVEAGEQRFRLLLYLVSLLLLVMLAFVGLQLRARAIALRRRATLEHVIAENSTRLINCSPAETGERLEQVLGEFSRTINADRAYVVLGENPVRVHTWSRSGEAFPPGWPHQALTLSEQLGVAEPDSIAVTDVAALPPSPVKDVLTAAGVRSWACVPLIRPGRRFRSIMGFDRFQTIRNRDFPVPIVRLVGDAVANAVEREFLERDKARLTMRLERARRMQMVGSLASGIAHNFNNIIGAILGYSEMIEPHLARGTKPTQHIDEIRRAAERGRDLVDNILTFGRRTDTRARPVQVRTLLDEAASFLRASLSSGVELVFEEVSRDLGVSGHPAQLQQVILNLCTNAAQAMDDGGCIRVAAAQQEVTTFLRKSDGELSPGRYACIAVSDNGRGFDERVARRIFEPFFTTRLAGTGLGLATVREIVRDHDGVIDVQSEPGRGSRFEVWLPALSADSAAMAGQPSLPLGRGETVMIVESERVHLLQDEEKLAALGYEPVGFERADDALAACRSEPHRFDVFLVSHGSQTKSSLDLARALHEIAALQPVLLAAASTIDVSVNALTEAGISEVLRWPLTNTELAAALARCLRRSGTLQL